A stretch of Planococcus citri chromosome 5, ihPlaCitr1.1, whole genome shotgun sequence DNA encodes these proteins:
- the LOC135847343 gene encoding protein 60A-like isoform X2, translating into MKICRIFVAILFSLTFYANEITAVYSGLYVDNGEGQTIREKFNSAKEKVVFEKNMLEFLGLSRKPRKIYDPLELEISAPKFLLDIYNALDGNEVDNEFNLKIEDMQSVQESDTIMTFLARNEHLNAPRHEKGRRLRFEVKDVRVEETILSAELRLYKICDDGNTNKFTVTVYEVLQTLNGDQQLSYVDAVNITGDYEGWIVFNVSTALTNWVVFPSSNKGLYFSVHKHLKPQHEIHPESIGIISSISHEENQQPFMVAFLKSQKFNIRRIRDVSSGKKHKLKKDSSFNSNPLNPEAARGMRHCQLQTLYVNFKDLNWTDWIISPAGYAAHYCSGACEFPLNEQMNATNHAIVQTLVTLTGAWSSKIPAACCVPTKLTPIKVLYYTRDETAILKKYPKMSAKNCGCH; encoded by the exons ATGAAGATTTGTAGGATTTTTGTCGCGATATTATTTTCGTTGACTTTTTACGCGAATGAAATAACCGCTGTTTATTCAGGATTATACGTTGACAATGGAGAAGGCCAAACTATCAGAGAAAAGTTCAACTCAGCGAAGGAGAAAGTTGTATTCGAGAAGAACATGCTAGAATTTTTAGGACTATCCCGTAAACCGCGAAAAATATATGATCctttggaattggaaatttctGCTCCGAAATTTTTACTAGATATTTATAACGCTTTGGATGGAAATGAAGTAGATAATGAATTTAATCTAAAAATAGAAGATATGCAATCGGTGCAGGAAAGTGATACAATAATGACATTTTTAGCTCgaa ACGAACATTTAAATGCTCCCAGACATGAGAAAGGTAGAAGATTGCGGTTTGAAGTTAAAGATGTTCGTGTGGAAGAGACAATTTTGAGTGCTGAGTTACGATTGTATAAGATTTGCGACGATGGAAATACGAATAAATTCACCGTAACTGTTTACGAAGTTTTGCAGACGTTGAATGG AGATCAACAATTGTCGTACGTTGATGCTGTAAATATAACTGGAGACTACGAAGGTTGGATTGTTTTCAATGTGTCGACTGCTCTGACTAATTGGGTAGTTTTTCCATCGAGCAATAAAGGACTCTACTTCTCAGTTCATAAGCATTTGAAACCAC AGCACGAAATTCATCCAGAAAGCATAGgaattatttcatcaatttctcacGAAGAAAACCAACAACCTTTCATGGTGGCATTCttgaaatcgcaaaaattcaaTATACGTCGTATAAGAGATGTCTCTTCAGGAAAAAAACATAAGCTTAAAAAGGACAGCAGTTTTAATTCAAATCCCCTGAACCCAG AAGCAGCTCGAGGAATGCGACATTGTCAATTGCAAACATTGTACGTTAATTTTAAAGACTTGAATTGGACT GACTGGATCATTAGTCCGGCTGGATATGCAGCTCATTATTGCAGCGGTGCTTGCGAATTTCCTTTAAATGAACAAATGAATGCAACCAATCACGCTATCGTACAGACTTTAGTGACTTTAACCGGAGCTTGGAGTAGTAAAATACCTGCTGCGTGCTGTGTACCTACCAAATTGACTCCCATAAAAGTATTATATTATACCAGAGACGAAACtgctattttaaaaaagtatccGAAGATGAGTGCCAAAAATTGTGGTTGtcattaa
- the LOC135847343 gene encoding protein 60A-like isoform X1, with amino-acid sequence MKICRIFVAILFSLTFYANEITAVYSGLYVDNGEGQTIREKFNSAKEKVVFEKNMLEFLGLSRKPRKIYDPLELEISAPKFLLDIYNALDGNEVDNEFNLKIEDMQSVQESDTIMTFLARNEHLNAPRHEKGRRLRFEVKDVRVEETILSAELRLYKICDDGNTNKFTVTVYEVLQTLNGDQQLSYVDAVNITGDYEGWIVFNVSTALTNWVVFPSSNKGLYFSVHKHLKPQHEIHPESIGIISSISHEENQQPFMVAFLKSQKFNIRRIRDVSSGKKHKLKKDSSFNSNPLNPEEAARGMRHCQLQTLYVNFKDLNWTDWIISPAGYAAHYCSGACEFPLNEQMNATNHAIVQTLVTLTGAWSSKIPAACCVPTKLTPIKVLYYTRDETAILKKYPKMSAKNCGCH; translated from the exons ATGAAGATTTGTAGGATTTTTGTCGCGATATTATTTTCGTTGACTTTTTACGCGAATGAAATAACCGCTGTTTATTCAGGATTATACGTTGACAATGGAGAAGGCCAAACTATCAGAGAAAAGTTCAACTCAGCGAAGGAGAAAGTTGTATTCGAGAAGAACATGCTAGAATTTTTAGGACTATCCCGTAAACCGCGAAAAATATATGATCctttggaattggaaatttctGCTCCGAAATTTTTACTAGATATTTATAACGCTTTGGATGGAAATGAAGTAGATAATGAATTTAATCTAAAAATAGAAGATATGCAATCGGTGCAGGAAAGTGATACAATAATGACATTTTTAGCTCgaa ACGAACATTTAAATGCTCCCAGACATGAGAAAGGTAGAAGATTGCGGTTTGAAGTTAAAGATGTTCGTGTGGAAGAGACAATTTTGAGTGCTGAGTTACGATTGTATAAGATTTGCGACGATGGAAATACGAATAAATTCACCGTAACTGTTTACGAAGTTTTGCAGACGTTGAATGG AGATCAACAATTGTCGTACGTTGATGCTGTAAATATAACTGGAGACTACGAAGGTTGGATTGTTTTCAATGTGTCGACTGCTCTGACTAATTGGGTAGTTTTTCCATCGAGCAATAAAGGACTCTACTTCTCAGTTCATAAGCATTTGAAACCAC AGCACGAAATTCATCCAGAAAGCATAGgaattatttcatcaatttctcacGAAGAAAACCAACAACCTTTCATGGTGGCATTCttgaaatcgcaaaaattcaaTATACGTCGTATAAGAGATGTCTCTTCAGGAAAAAAACATAAGCTTAAAAAGGACAGCAGTTTTAATTCAAATCCCCTGAACCCAG AAGAAGCAGCTCGAGGAATGCGACATTGTCAATTGCAAACATTGTACGTTAATTTTAAAGACTTGAATTGGACT GACTGGATCATTAGTCCGGCTGGATATGCAGCTCATTATTGCAGCGGTGCTTGCGAATTTCCTTTAAATGAACAAATGAATGCAACCAATCACGCTATCGTACAGACTTTAGTGACTTTAACCGGAGCTTGGAGTAGTAAAATACCTGCTGCGTGCTGTGTACCTACCAAATTGACTCCCATAAAAGTATTATATTATACCAGAGACGAAACtgctattttaaaaaagtatccGAAGATGAGTGCCAAAAATTGTGGTTGtcattaa